A window from Nitrosopumilus adriaticus encodes these proteins:
- the twy1 gene encoding 4-demethylwyosine synthase TYW1: MSCSGEVVEADDPLIQIKPAISAQLKKAKYGVADHSTVELCHWTKKSFKHEGSCYKHKFYGISTHRCMEFSPAGMHCENRCVYCWRPMEFYDSMKMEPEQVAEPKEILTKLMAERKKLINGYYGDSRNDKQRLDESLLPSHYAISLSGEPTMYPKLPELIKYLNSLEATKSIFLVTNGQEPDMIQKLQDEDALPTQLYLSTNAADYESFIRINKPKYDDSWERWNRTLDMLKDLNTRTVLRVTLIRNYNDQKEVIPAFAEMFRKASPHFIELKSYMHIGRSTNRLEHANMLEMEEVRKFSEEIAKQSKIFSIMDESIVSRISILQNNERYIDRFIPTYANTN, encoded by the coding sequence ATGAGTTGTTCAGGCGAAGTAGTAGAAGCAGATGATCCATTAATTCAGATAAAGCCTGCAATCTCTGCTCAATTAAAAAAAGCAAAGTATGGTGTTGCTGATCATTCTACAGTAGAATTATGTCATTGGACAAAAAAATCATTCAAACATGAAGGAAGTTGTTACAAACACAAATTTTATGGAATTTCAACTCACAGATGCATGGAGTTTTCTCCAGCTGGTATGCATTGTGAGAATCGTTGTGTATATTGCTGGAGACCCATGGAATTTTATGATTCAATGAAAATGGAACCAGAACAAGTTGCAGAACCAAAAGAGATCTTGACAAAATTAATGGCTGAAAGAAAAAAACTGATCAATGGATATTATGGAGATTCAAGAAATGATAAACAGAGATTAGATGAATCATTACTACCAAGTCATTACGCAATTTCTTTATCTGGTGAACCAACAATGTATCCAAAATTACCAGAATTAATTAAATATCTAAATTCGTTAGAGGCAACAAAATCAATTTTCCTTGTAACAAATGGACAAGAGCCAGATATGATTCAAAAATTACAAGATGAAGATGCACTACCTACCCAATTGTATTTGTCTACAAACGCTGCAGATTATGAATCATTTATCAGAATTAACAAGCCAAAATATGATGATTCATGGGAAAGATGGAATAGAACTTTGGATATGTTAAAGGATCTAAATACAAGAACAGTACTTAGAGTCACATTAATCAGAAATTATAACGACCAAAAAGAAGTTATTCCAGCTTTTGCTGAAATGTTTAGAAAAGCAAGTCCTCATTTTATTGAATTGAAATCATACATGCACATTGGCCGTTCTACAAATAGATTGGAGCATGCAAACATGTTAGAAATGGAAGAAGTGAGAAAATTTAGTGAGGAAATTGCAAAACAAAGTAAGATATTTTCAATAATGGATGAAAGTATAGTATCAAGAATTTCTATTTTACAAAATAATGAACGATATATTGATCGTTTTATTCCTACTTATGCAAATACCAATTAG